The Colletotrichum destructivum chromosome 8, complete sequence genome includes the window ACGTGAGTAGAATAGACCAGGTTTGGAATTGCGCAGGGTAAAGAACTCAAGCTGTAAGCCCGCCAGTCTGCCGAAAGTTAGGGCTTTACATGCCTGGGCTACAGCATATTAAGGCGATAGATACACCTGGATTCAAAGTACTCAGATGTTTTAGCCAGGCTGACAGTTAATCTCAAAAGGCTTTCCTATAAAGTGGCTGTGGCTTGATACAGGAATCAGCAGTAAGGCGGGGCAGTTCGAATAGCAATTAAGTTTCATTTTGTCTCTTGATGACTCTAACAATCTCAGATATTGTCGTGAGGATGGGACGCAGGAATCGTTCCTGTAAACGTCTTTGGCCCCTGAGACTAATCATACGAAGGGAAGATCAAAGTATGAATTCAATTCCCAACTGAGTGAGGGCATTGTCATTCAGACTGGAACTCTGACGTGATAAGACCGATAAGGGTCGGGACGACTCCGAACAAGCTGGACGGACTGGGGGCATCGCGATAGAGGGCAAAGTCATTCTTCTAAGCCTGGGATAATCACTTAGAATGAGTTGAAACGACCTCTGCTGCAGCATCTTAAGGCTTAGAAAAGCAATCAAAAGCTTCATCGCAGCATTAAACTAGCGTCAAGACCTGCCGTTCCCAGGTCTCCAGCCAAGACAACTTGGGCGTCTGTAACCGGGCGAATCCAACTCTCTCGTATAACTCTTCAGTATTGTCGGCTCTCTGACGGACGATCAAGCAAAGCGCCGGAGAACTTGACCAACCTGGTTCTTCCTCCGAGCTGTCATCAGTGTGAACCAGTATCAGCGTGTACTCGTCCTCCCGGTACAGAGCCAAGTTCAATTCCCAATGCGTTTCGTCTCCCGGTCTAGAAATGACCGACACAACATAATCCCTATCTTCCTCTTGAACTCTGAATAACTCTGGAGATCCCATTGTCGTCAGGTCCTCATCGCCCGCGGGTTCGTCGAATACGGCACTCCCTATTGAGGCACGATCCAAAATGGTACCGATGACCTGGCGACTGCGGACCAGTGGCTTTGTTAAAACCTTCAGCACAAGCTTCAGCGCCGAGATTTCACCGTATGGGTTATCCGGGACTCTTGGGTGAACAGTGTAGTCTAGGAGCTGAGCGCTTGAGGGACTCGGCCCCAGTGTGACGGATTGCTCAAAGAGCACCTTGTCGTCTGTCACGGCCCAGGACCATGACGGAGCGCGGTACTCATCGTTGCTGTGGCGGCAAAACTTCATCTCGGGAATCCACAAGAGTCCACGTCGAAAGTCGGCGGTCCAAAGACCGGCCAAATAGTCTCCCCCTACGACTGGATGGAGACGTTGCGCCAGACCCGAAAATGCTGGAAGTTTGTCGGATGCGTACGTCAGTCTTCTCCCGCTATAAGCGCTGATCAGATCGTAGTAGTCGTCGAGGACAACTTTTATATCAAATGGGGTTGTCCTTGGGGAGCTGAGGACGTCAGAGTAGATGACGTTTGTCAACTTTTTGTAGAGGGTCTCTGGCGATTTATTGCCAGAAGACAGCCCATCTGGTGAGATAAATTCCTGGGGACACCTCCAGTACACCATGCTTTTGCCGTACATAATATGTCTCGGGGACAGTATGTATTCCTGGAGTGTCCAACCCCTCGTCTGCAGTGCACTTTCTGTGtcaaggcggcggagacTTTCTTCGTCTGGGTCCTTTCTTTGAATGGAGATGCGACTGCTGCCATTGATATTGGACATGCCGATGGTAATGGGTTCACTCTTCAAGGGTACACCCAGGTCTGTCTTAAGAATGCCCGCTTTGCTCCCTGTCGAAACCATGGCAGAGATAGTCACTGTCGAGTTGCGGTAAACCGAGCCCATTTTCTTAGATTCAGTCTCCCAGTCCGACTTTGAGTCTTGCTGAATGCAAAGACAGTCTATCCATAAGAATCGAAGGCCTATTTCACGAGTGATTGTAATGGCGTCGCAAAAGTTCGGCGGTAAGGACCCAACGGGGATGGAATCCTGGAACGGTCTCAGGGTCTCGGTTGTCAACGAGGGAGAGATCGCACCGCCCCAGCAGTGGCTAAGAGCGGCATAAGCATCTCTGACGCCGCGGGTTAAAACCAGTCGTACGTGGCTAGTACCGCCTGCTTCTACATCAATGACTCTGGTGGGTAGTTCGTGCTTCCGGTCGGAGACACAGTTCTCATGGTTGTTGCGGCAGTCCGACAACCATTGCCTGGCGAGCTCGTGGGTTTTGGGAGATGCCAGATCAGGGTCAACCTCGTAGCGTCTGATCCGGAAATCTTTGTAGCGTGTATCAATGCCTGTTAAAAAAGGTTTAGTTTTGATGTCATGAATGAATGCGTGATAGTGATAGATGCCTACCTTTATGAGCAGTCAAGGTTAATTTCAGGGGTGGACACCCCCAGATGCCGTATCCCTCATCGTCATTGGTATGGGATGGACCGACTTGCACCATGATCTCATCAAATACCTCGACGGCATCAAGAGGTTCGAAGCTATACAAGTGTGAGGCGTTGATAGAGAGCTTGACATCCGAGGCAACAAGTCGCTGAGCAAGTGTGTACATCGTCCGCCGTTGCCCTGTTCGATGACGAGCAAGATCTTCGTCCCATCCCCCGGGCCAATTAATGGGCTCTTCTTCATCGCAAGGCGTGTGTACAAAACACTTGAGGATTAGCTGGCATAGCTCGCAACCGGCATCTGCGGCTTTTTCTAGCAAGGGAAATGATTCATGGTGTTGGTAGAAGGCCTCTTTCGGGAATTCATCTGCCTGGAACTCAATCTCCGCAAGACGGACCAGATTGTCGACGGTGACGCCTACACAGCGGGTACACCGAGTGGACATCTTATTCTTGAGCTTGGAGAGAACGTGAAGATGTGCTGCCCCAAGGTCACCAACATAGCGGGGTAAATGCATGAGAAACCCGAGTCTTACTGGCTCATCATTGGTGGTGGAGATTATTCCAGATCAGACTTGAACCCCACAGGCTCACCACAATTGGCTAGAACATCTCTGAGTGGGAATATCTCCGAGTGGGCAGCTTCGATCAGAACTCTTTTGGTCATTCTACAGTCAACAGAGTCGCTGGTATCGGCATTTTCCCACATCTTACCATTTCGCTTTTGTACAAGTTATCGGGCCATTCTTCATCTCGTCAGGTTTTGAAGGGAACAGGAAGCGACACGGTCACTGAAATGAACGGAGTTTGCAAGGTGTGCCGCGAATACGCTGGTAATCTGTTCGCAGGTCTCATGATACGCTGTAACGAACATCATGACGTGAGGGCCCATCTTTTGAACCAAGGCCAGCATTTCTGGCTGGGCCAAAGAATCAGATGCTCGAGAAAGTCGTGACGATATTTTCCATCAAGTAATTTCACGAATTTATGGTCACAGTACTCTGTAGTTTGTTCATCAATCTCGGGACTCCGGAACTGCTGACCCACATCTTCCGAGGCGGCCCCGGATAGGAGGGTCACAGTGTCCCGAGCAAGGATGCGACGGAGAACTAAACTCGGCGGCAACAAAGACTCGTCGCCCGAAATTCAACTCCAGAGGTAAAAGAAACGACGTCCCACGAATATCGCCAGCTCTACCATGTGATGTCTTCTCTGGTCAATCCACAAGTCAAACGCCCAGCTAGCATCTCATAAGCCGAATATGTGCGGAGAACTCTAACGTTAATTCAGCTGGCAGCGATGCTTCTCTTATCAAAGGATCGTAGTGCTACAACATGGGTGTAGGTATATGATGAACTATATTCCTTTACTTATCATTGCAACTAGCGTAAGATATATAAACAAAATGCAGTGGGCGTTTCCCAAgtctcctccccttcctcctccttaTCACAAGCACAGAGGGATACCATCAGTTGCACGTACGTCCTTAAAGGGCATAGGATAGAGACTAAAGGCACCGGTGCCCCCTTGGAGCTCCACCAGTTGAGCCCTCATGTCTACATattggcctccttctccctaGTCATCGGGAAAGAAGGCCAGAGAGGAATTTAGTCAGATTGTCTGCTATATCTATCAGCTTAAATATTCACTTCGTATAGCGCTCCTGAcgcttcctctcctccctcgctAAGTATTCACGTTATCACTTGTAGGCTCAGCAACGGCCGACCGCCCTGTTTCTTCTATAGGTGGAGCCATGCTCCATAATGTCTCTACTTCTTTATCTCGAACATGCACCCGGCAAGAAATATGCCATACTCTAGGCGAACCTAGAAAGCAACCCTCAAACCAATACTGAGAACGCAAACTATCGTACGCTGAGATGCACAAGTGCAGCCAGATTCTGTTTTCCAAGTGTAGCTACGcggcaagaaaaagaaatcGCGGCTTGGGCATCACCTACAATATGCGACGTAAATGAAATCTTAGTTTGCGTCGACTTCTCAGTGCATCGCCTGGGTCCAGACTTTGTCCCAATGCAAGGATGAGAATACAAGGCAGCATGAGTTCGAATATCGCTCCCCTCTATAGTCTCTTTGCTACACGTGCACGAAGGTGTACTCTGCGCCATCAATAACATAGTCGCTCATGAACGTGAGGATCGTGTAACTTACAACATATAAAATACAATAAAACAAACACCCGACCAACCCTCACAGTACCACAGCCCCATCCAACCGCCAAATCAACCACGCCGACCAGACaaccggcaccgccgccagcctcaaCAACCACACCGCATCTCGTCCAACCCCAAGCAAATCCAACCccgccagcaccgccgcgCAAACCAGCGCGCTGGCAACCTGCGGGAGCGAAATGGCCATGTTATGCAGCCCCTGGACGCCCGCCACGCCGGTACGCACCTCGGCAAGTTCGGTGTTGATCAGCGCGAACGGGACCCACATCGTCACGGCCTGGGTTGCACCgatgagggagaggaggatgagggaggCTGTGGAGGTTTGAAAGGGGATtgtgaggaggagggaggcgcTGGCGAGGAGCTGGGAGAGCAACCAGAGGCGCGGGAGGTTGCGGGGGTGGAGGATAGTGAAGATGTGAGAGAGAAGGGTCAGGAGGAGGGTGGACAGTAGGGTTCCtagggagaaggagagggatgCGTAGAGGGCGTAGGGCTTTGCTTTGGCTtctggggaggaggaaggctCGAGGTTGGGGGTTTGGAGGAATTCGGATAATGCTGGGAGATGTCAATTATTCTAGATCGAAACGGGGGAGTATCTAGAGAGGGTATTGTTGGGTGATTACCTGTTTCGTGAGCATACCTGAAGGTTTGTATTAGTTCACATGTATAGATCCGGAACAAGCCAGGGCGGGCATCACCCACGTAGACATGTAATACAAAACCGGAAACCACCCAAACCACGCAACCAGCTGCACACCGCAGACCTTGCCCGTCAGCGGTGGCAACCGCCCCCAGCGTCGTGCCAGCTCGCCCGGCAGACACATGGCGCAGACCCGCCCGATTCCGGACCCGGAACCGGACTGCCGGAGAGGCGGCGTGGCATCCCGCGGGACGAACCAGCAGACAAGCCCGACGGTGGCCGCGGAGCAGATGGCCGCGACGCAGGCCAGCGTGCGAAACGCGACGATGGGGTCGGTTTCTGAGGACTgtctggtggtggtggtgaagacgAAGCCCGCGGTGGAGAGCACGGCGGATCCGAGAACGTTCCAGCGCATGgaaaaggcggcggcgacggactGTTGGGACGGCGGacaggcgtcgacgacgatggcgcgcACGCCGACGGAGTAGGCGGTCAAGGCTAGCAGCACAACCACCAGGCAGGCGACGGCCAGTGCGCGGGGCTGCCAAGGGATGTTTGTGGCCGGAGGGTGGCCGGTGAAGGGTGCGGTGAGTTCGGGGGCGCAGGCCATGAGCAGTGTGGAGATGACTGTGGTGAGGGCGCCGGCAATCATGACGGGCTTCCGGCGGCCGAGCGGGTGGTGGAGCTCGTCACTCAGCTGGCCGATTATGGGCTGGGCAAAGGCGCCAAAGATGGGGCCCAGGGCCCAGGTTAGGGAGATAGAGGAGGGGCTCATGCCGAGGGAGCGGAGGTAGGGCTGGAGTTATCTTTTCTTTCAGTGACTGTGATGATGGGGACGGGTAAGTGGGATGGATGAATGGGTGACGGACCGTGCCGCTGGATTGTAGGAGGAACCAGTAGACTTGAAGCCCGAGGCTGGGACATGTCAGGAGGAGTAGGCCGGGTGTGGATAGTTGTTCGGGCGGTTTCAGGCCgcggagctcgtcgagctcaaATAAGAGTTGTTgttcttcatcatcttcggAGGGGAGGCTTCCTGTTGGTGAAAGGCATGGCTCGTTGATAGGTGCGGCCATTGCTGGGCTGCTACtggggatgatgatgatgagaatAGCTGTTACGGAGCAAGAAGAAGTTGTCCACTATACAGAACATGTCCCGTCCCGAACTGGCCTTGTTTTGTTCCCCAATTGCGATTGCTCAGTGTTAGGTGCAGAGAGAAcaagagagatagagagaggaGGTACAGTTAGTTGCCGTAGCTTACACTGCACCGGATGCTGCGGCGATGTGATGTGCCTTTTACAATCATTGTAATTGTTTATTGAATATTCATATACAGCATACAACATACAACTCAAAGCACCCTTGCCGGTACAAACAGACCCTGTCCAAGAAGAAAATAGAGTTTGACAGGGATGAAAGTCATTTGGCCTTGGTTCCTTGGGTGCGGGTTACCATGCCAtaaccagcagcagcagcagcaccaacaccCCCTCGGCATTTTCAACCAAGTCCCCGTTAAGAAATCCCCCCGTCTATTACCTACATTTCAGAAAGAGACCTGGATTCTGCTCTTTACGTTTCCCGCTGTCCCAACGACTGCCACTGCCTTCGATGCCTTCAACCGAGTATCGCCGACTCTCGACGTCCAgggacgacgacctggacgatATCTCCTCCGCAATTCAGGAGAAATATGTcccgccgaagaagaagaagactcTTCTCTTTCGTGCTTCAGCAGTGCTGGCTGCGGTTCTGGGGCTAGGTGTCTACACCGCGGCGGTGCTGTACTATGCGCAGGAGTACATTCACAAGCCGTACTGTCCGCGGTTTGCGGCAAATGATACGGTTCACTTGTGGGTAAGTTGACTCTTAATATCCACTAtatcatgatgatgattatgatgatgatgtatgTCTCTGACAACAAGAAAACAGGACAAAGTCGGATACAAGCCCATGTCCTTCGATCCAGCCACGCCACACCACTCCGACTCCTTCCTCGGCAGCCCAAGCGCGGAACTCGACGCGAACTGGCGCAAGCTGCTTTTGAGTTGGTCATCCCATCGTTCAGCTCGGCAGGTTTACACAGACTGATGCTGAGACTTGATGCACAGCCTTTTCGAGCCGGCTCCCCGATTCCGAAGCACAGAGGCTGGGTCCTAACTCGGATGCCATTCCTTTCGATGACGGCAAGGGCGGTTTGTAAGTCTAGACGTATTTATACGATGATTAAAGAAACATACATTGACTTGTGTGTccagcgtcggcggcatcgccgtaGTACACAACCTGCACTGCATCGTACGTCAAAGCATTCCCATTATCTCCTACGGTGATGTACTAACACGCGGCTTGCCAGAACTACGTCTACCAGACCATACACGGGGACTACTACTTCCCCAACATCACCGAGgggcagaagaagaaacaaaaaaGCCACCTTTGTAATGGATTTTCCTGTCGAGGAGTTGCCGGATGATTTGCTAATCGTTGTTGTCCCAAGCACACTGCCTCCACCACCTCATGTCCTCGGCCAAGTGCCAGGCCGACATGacgccggtgctgctgcactgGACGGTGGACGACCACGTCCCGGTCCTGAAATGGGACGGCGTGCAGCGGTCCTGCGTCGACTGGGAGGGCTTGATGAAATGGGGAGATGAGCACTCGATGACGCATTCTGAGACGATGCCGTCGGTATCTAGTATGCATCAtttctttctcctcctttACATCATCACACCCGTCACACGACCATATCTTGCTAACCTTGCACCTCTGTCACAGAAATGAAACACCCCATCTACGGTAAAGAATAAAATCAACCCCCAAGTCCGTACTTGGTGTTGGAAAAACACAACTAACACAAGAACAGGTCACTTTGTCGATGAGCGCGGCAGGttcatcctcgccaacgccgaggGAGTGGTGGACTTTGAGGAGTTCTCGCAGAGGCCGGATTACCAGCAATGGGCGAGGGAGCAGGGCATGGGGGCGAGCAAAGAGGATGCAGAGCGGTTTTTGGAGGAATTTGCCAGGAAGCAGAATGAGCGTCATCATCTGTAAGTGTTGGGTTTGCGCGTTTTCAAGGTTGGTTGGGAGTGTGTACCCAAGGGGATGAAAAAAAATGCAGTAAAGCCAGATTAAAGCATATTTTGGTAAGTGAATAATAAACTCGGCACTCGGTTACGCACATTTCGGATAGATAGACATGGCCTGAGGCGTCTTGCCGGCATATCTCTATGACAAAGTTCTCTGTGCCAATGTTGGAAAAACACATATCTACCGGGAAAAGTGTGACCGAATAGATAATCTAGACAAAACAAACGAGAACGACGCTGAACAGGAATCAGGCCATGAGGCCATCTGCAAACGAGATTCCCATGCACCGGAGCGGAGTGAGTGAGCGTTACACCGCCGAGCTGGAGAGACTCCCGACGCTGTCTAGAAGGGACTCTGCGGGAACTGGAGTATTGCAGCGGGGCGTGGTGGCTCTTGAGTCCTTGACCGGTGGGAGGTGAGCCCGCCCCCGCGAGCATTCATGAGAACGACTGCACAGCCCCCAGATATTACTCGTTTCGACAAATACCCACCGACCTCCGAGTCATGGCAGTCGGAATCTGGGATGCTGGGCACTAGGATACACCGCTCTCATGTCCACGAACAGCAGGTTTCCCCCGCCCCAGCCTCTACCAGTTCTCTCCCATACGCTCCAGCTCGGGAAAGGTCCATTTGTCAACTCTCCGGAGAGTCATTGATCTCTCACTCTTCCGAATCGACTTTGCAAACTGCCACAGGGTGTACCgccatctccctccctctaTCCCTATCTCCCTCCTGCGCCTTTCCACCATCCCACATTTCATATTCACAATGCCCACGCCTCCAATAATGCCCTCCCGCGAGGACAGCACCGCGCGGTCATCCTCCGACTACGAGGAGAAACACGGCCTGCTTGAAGGCGTCGTATCCAGCCCTCTAGCCGGTGCGTCGCCACGCATGCGCTGGGCCGTGATATTGCTGGCTCTGTCCAACGCCGTCTCTCTGTGTGCGCTGTTCTACGCCGCGGTGAGGCCACAGCCCGTGCCGACCACGGTGGTATATCCGCCTCAGCCTGATTGGTTCCCTCCGCAGAGTATGCTTTTCTATATCgggttgttttttttttggctttTTCTTTCTATAGTTTTGATGGTAACAAAGTGAACTATAGTCCCCGTGAAGAAAGTCTTCCAGAGCGAGCCGGTGTTCGGGCAGGAGCCGAATGATGAGAGTATCGCGGCATGGAACTCGCTTTTACCAAGTCAGTCCTTCTCGAGTGGCCTTCGTCTTTGATTGACAATAGGTGATGGAACATGAAGTTGTCTAACGCACAAGAAAAACAGAGGGCCGCGGCTGGGTTCACATGCTCAACAAGACAGCCCTCCCCGACATGCCGGGCCTGAACCAGTCGCTGCCAGAGCACATCGCGCTGCCGTCGGTATATCACCAGCTGCACTGTCTCGTAAgcacctctctctcccactccATCCCATCCAAATTTTTTGAATGAATAATCACTTGCTGACACAACATCCAAAACAGTATAGCACAATGCGCAGCTACTACGACCTCCTGGGCTACATCAACAACCCGCACCAGAGCCGCGAGCTCCCCACTGACCCGGGCTGGAACAAGGAGCACCTGAACCACTGCTGGGACTACCTGCGGCAGAACATCATGTGCGCGGCGGACGTGACGCTGGAGTGGCATCGGTGGAACGAAAAGGTCGAGACGGGCTGGGGGTACGAGCACCAGTGTAAGGACTGGGACGCGCTGACGGAGTGGGTGCTCGAGAGGCGCACGTCGAACAACTGGGGCTTGTtgaggggggagggcgagaggaTTCCGCTGAAGGAGGGCTCGTAGGTGAATGGTTGTGTCGAGTTGACATGCTGTGCTGCATACGCAGTCCCAAGAAGCCCAAATCTCATCTATGTATGTACGTGGTGTATTTTGTATGTGGTGTATCTACAAACATCGTTACTGTTACTCCAAACACGCACTACTTGGAAGAAGCTCTTTCAGCAACTTTAACCACACCGTCAACCTTCTCCTCCAGAGCAAAGTCCGTCTCCAACTTCTCCCTCAAGACAACCTCCCCCTCCGCACACGCCAGCAAGGCCGCAACACCGGCAATGCCAGCCGCGACATACCAAACGCCACTGACGGCATCTCCAAACACTTCCACAACCTCAaccctcgccgtctcctGCAGACCCTCCAAGAACGCCCGTGTCGCGAACCCGTACGCCCTaccgccgcccagctgcgCCCTAACCTGCTCATCCGATATCCGACCGGCGAGCGCCCCAAACCTGTTGTTGAATatcgaggccggcatcgtcacACTCCAGATGTTGGCCAGGCTCTGCACGAACGTGAAGGTACTCGTGGCGACCGCCTGATCGCTCTCGCCCACCGCACCTTGGAACGCCGGCAACAGCGTGTTGATTACCATGCCCAGCCCGAGCGAGAACAGAACCTCCATCAGGATCCACTCCTCGTCTCCCGACGCGGCGTCCAGGATGCTGAACAGCCCGCACGCGACGCACATCCCCGCGAACCCGGCCACGTGCAGCACCTTGTACCGCCCGAGCTTACTCACCAAGACGACGGAAACGATGCTCGcggggacggcgacggcgacgatgggcaGCAGCTGCACGCCGGCCCGGGAGGGCGTCGACATGCGCACGCCCTGGAAGTACACCGGCAACAAAAAGTTGGCCCAGTTGCTGAGTAGGCTGCTGGCGAACGCCCCGGCCGCCACGGTGGCTCCCTCTCGGTGGTTGAGCAGGCGGAGCGGCATGACCGGCTCGActgtgttgttgttcttgttgttgttgttgatgcgCGTGAGGTGTCGCTCCAGAAGCAAGAACAGACCCAGCCCCAGCACACCGGCGGTGAGCGAGGCGATGATCCGGGCATCGGACCAGGGGTACTCGGATCCGCCGTACGTGACGGCGTACAGCATGGAGccggtcgaggccgtcagcACCACGTTGCCGCCGTAATCCACGCGCCGGAGACGCTCCCGGCGGCTTGAGTCCGCGTCCCTGACCTTCCCTTTCAAAAAAAGAGCCAAGACCAGAAAGCTCACGACGCCAAACGGCACAGGCAGCCAAAACACCCACCGCCAAGCACCGGCCTGGACCAGCACGCCCCCCAACAACGGGCCGCTTACGGCGCCCAGCAGGTAGGCGGTCAGCATGACGGCCATGTACTTCCCTCGGTGGCGGACGGAGACGAGATCGGAAACCACGATGGCGGACATGACGTTGATGCCGCCTGCGCCGAGGCCCTGGACGACCCGTCCGGCGATGAGCTGCGGGCCGGAGGCTGCGGCGCCGgagatgatgccgccgatgacgaagaggagcaCGGATAGGCAGgtgggatggcggcggccaaaGAGGTCGGACAGCTGACCGAGAGGCGGGGCTATTGCTGCGCTgtgcaagggggggggagggtgggagTGTTAGTCGTCGATTACGATGTACGATGTATTCACAGATACCAGCTATCCATGTCGAGATGGGCCGGACGAGTGGGGGAGGGATGATGAGGGACCGAGACCCGTCGGAACCGGGACCCGCCGGCGAACGGGATGCGGtgaaggaaaaaaagggaaaaaaaaaggaaaaaaaaaggaaaagacaCGGAaagcgaaagagagagaaagcgaaagagagagaaacgaACCTTGCCAGCGCAGCCCCGTTGGAAACCCACACATAGCTCGACCCCATACCGAGCGTGTGCACAATGGTCGGCAGGGCGGTGGACACGATGGTGATCTCGAGGGCCAGCATGAGCTTGCTTGCTGCCAGGGCGGCAACGATGGCCCAGAAGCGGAGCCCTTTTGCTGGCGCTGCGGCGACTGACTCTTCTGGCTCCATCGTCGAGCTTGGCCCTGCATCCTCCGAAATGTCCGTCAACTCCGGCAAGTCCCTCAAATCCGTCGGGTCCGTACAGTCCGCCGAGGTGTCGACTGTCTTCAGGGTGCCAGGTTCCAGAGGACCGCCTGACGGGGCCTGCTGTAACATGGTGAACGCGATTCagaggtaggtaggtaagtgggttaggggggaggggagggggtggggaggggtAGTAtcaaaaagaaaagggacAGGAGATATCGGAATGAACGGCGGACGGGATGGCGTAGGTTGGCGTTTTGTTAAGTAGACTCTGGGGCGAGATATTGCATACAGGCAGGCAGTGGCGTCATGTCATGCAAAGGCCCGCGGCCCGATATGCACACACAAAGGAGTATTTAGAGACGGATTGCCGGACAATTTAGAAAAGAAAGTCGCCGGGGGCGTGGAGATTCGGGAACCATCATGGGAGGGTCCAACATGTAGCACTATCTGCATCGTATACGCATGTGCTCCGTGAGAGCCGTTGGAAAACCCCACCGTTGTAAGGATAGAGGGAAATATACTTGTGGTATGCCAATCTAAACCGTATCGGCCCAAGACTATACAGGTACTACGATGGAGATATCCTGGGTGGCCCTCGCGGAAGTGCCGAACATGGGGGGGTCTGCCTACCAGTCCGGCCTCATTGGCTAGCAAAAAACGCGAACATCTCGTTAAATTAAGCTTTCGCCTCACAGCACTAGAGCCGTATGTGGCTTGGCGCTCAATCTGTCAGATCGTAGCGCCGGCGAGGATTTCCGAGAGCATGATGCCtgtaagtgtgtgtgtgtgagggTGTGTTAGTGTGCGGACTAGCCCGAAACCGAGTCATCCGACGGTGCAGAGTGTTACCAGTGAGTTGGAACCCCTGACTAGCTACCTAGGCAGGTACCTAGTGAGAAACCCACACCCCGTGACAGGCACCTAAACTACCCCGCCTCCCTAGGTAGCGATCCACGCAGAGTCAACTGACTAACCTGCATTCACTAAGTAGGCGAGCAGCTATGTATCATAGAGTCAGGCCAGATAGTGGACAACTCGCGGATCAACAAGGGTTACGCACGCAACGCACTTAATAAAAGCACAATTAACCCATCACTATTAATCAACCTAGTCAGTCGGACGCTTTTtcttccacccccccccccccccccccttcccctaAACACATCTATCCACAGCTAGCTCATGCATTCTTACTCGCGCAACGGAGAAAAAAGCACTCGTGAATATCATCTCCTGTCTTCTGACcacttgctgctgctggcatGTTAACATACTACCAGGCGTTTCCCAGCCGGTCTCTGACTTCACACCGCTTGACGAGACAGACCCAGCCCAGGTGGAGAACCGCTAGTCAGGAGTTGACACCCACTTTCTTGGGGTGTTTTTGGGGGaggtttctttttttttttt containing:
- a CDS encoding Putative major facilitator superfamily, MFS transporter superfamily encodes the protein MAAPINEPCLSPTGSLPSEDDEEQQLLFELDELRGLKPPEQLSTPGLLLLTCPSLGLQVYWFLLQSSGTPYLRSLGMSPSSISLTWALGPIFGAFAQPIIGQLSDELHHPLGRRKPVMIAGALTTVISTLLMACAPELTAPFTGHPPATNIPWQPRALAVACLVVVLLALTAYSVGVRAIVVDACPPSQQSVAAAFSMRWNVLGSAVLSTAGFVFTTTTRQSSETDPIVAFRTLACVAAICSAATVGLVCWFVPRDATPPLRQSGSGSGIGRVCAMCLPGELARRWGRLPPLTGKVCGVQLVAWFGWFPVLYYMSTYAHETALSEFLQTPNLEPSSSPEAKAKPYALYASLSFSLGTLLSTLLLTLLSHIFTILHPRNLPRLWLLSQLLASASLLLTIPFQTSTASLILLSLIGATQAVTMWVPFALINTELAEVRTGVAGVQGLHNMAISLPQVASALVCAAVLAGLDLLGVGRDAVWLLRLAAVPVVWSAWLIWRLDGAVVL
- a CDS encoding Putative mycotoxin biosynthesis protein UstYa is translated as MPSTEYRRLSTSRDDDLDDISSAIQEKYVPPKKKKTLLFRASAVLAAVLGLGVYTAAVLYYAQEYIHKPYCPRFAANDTVHLWDKVGYKPMSFDPATPHHSDSFLGSPSAELDANWRKLLLTFSSRLPDSEAQRLGPNSDAIPFDDGKGGFVGGIAVVHNLHCINYVYQTIHGDYYFPNITEGQKKKQKSHLSHCLHHLMSSAKCQADMTPVLLHWTVDDHVPVLKWDGVQRSCVDWEGLMKWGDEHSMTHSETMPSVSKMKHPIYGHFVDERGRFILANAEGVVDFEEFSQRPDYQQWAREQGMGASKEDAERFLEEFARKQNERHHL
- a CDS encoding Putative heterokaryon incompatibility, encoding MHLPRYVGDLGAAHLHVLSKLKNKMSTRCTRCVGVTVDNLVRLAEIEFQADEFPKEAFYQHHESFPLLEKAADAGCELCQLILKCFVHTPCDEEEPINWPGGWDEDLARHRTGQRRTMYTLAQRLVASDVKLSINASHLYSFEPLDAVEVFDEIMVQVGPSHTNDDEGYGIWGCPPLKLTLTAHKGIDTRYKDFRIRRYEVDPDLASPKTHELARQWLSDCRNNHENCVSDRKHELPTRVIDVEAGGTSHVRLVLTRGVRDAYAALSHCWGGAISPSLTTETLRPFQDSIPVGSLPPNFCDAITITREIGLRFLWIDCLCIQQDSKSDWETESKKMGSVYRNSTVTISAMVSTGSKAGILKTDLGVPLKSEPITIGMSNINGSSRISIQRKDPDEESLRRLDTESALQTRGWTLQEYILSPRHIMYGKSMVYWRCPQEFISPDGLSSGNKSPETLYKKLTNVIYSDVLSSPRTTPFDIKVVLDDYYDLISAYSGRRLTYASDKLPAFSGLAQRLHPVVGGDYLAGLWTADFRRGLLWIPEMKFCRHSNDEYRAPSWSWAVTDDKVLFEQSVTLGPSPSSAQLLDYTVHPRVPDNPYGEISALKLVLKVLTKPLVRSRQVIGTILDRASIGSAVFDEPAGDEDLTTMGSPELFRVQEEDRDYVVSVISRPGDETHWELNLALYREDEYTLILVHTDDSSEEEPGWSSSPALCLIVRQRADNTEELYERVGFARLQTPKLSWLETWERQVLTLV
- a CDS encoding Putative mycotoxin biosynthesis protein UstYa, encoding MPTPPIMPSREDSTARSSSDYEEKHGLLEGVVSSPLAGASPRMRWAVILLALSNAVSLCALFYAAVRPQPVPTTVVYPPQPDWFPPQIPVKKVFQSEPVFGQEPNDESIAAWNSLLPKGRGWVHMLNKTALPDMPGLNQSLPEHIALPSVYHQLHCLYSTMRSYYDLLGYINNPHQSRELPTDPGWNKEHLNHCWDYLRQNIMCAADVTLEWHRWNEKVETGWGYEHQCKDWDALTEWVLERRTSNNWGLLRGEGERIPLKEGS